A genomic window from Luteolibacter sp. LG18 includes:
- a CDS encoding c-type cytochrome codes for MTFRSIPVAVLLAGWFCLPAHAEKARWADASIPFDDGLELWFDGSRENEAREAHYMNRLADGQRMDLWHDSSGHSRHLAQWTDGARPVWKRGVVEFDGGDYLAALLAPGMKSAESTMFIVAAPEPSKGDFPGLFSAARREENDFTSGLCVDLGKEASQGGGIEHLNVEGGGQNGERNLVTTPLAGGQGHLLTITSGPGGTELRADGQAQGRRDRGTVAASVDRIAVGARFVEPSMRHFYRGGITEILFFNRRLDAGEIGKVEAWLQRKHAGFLAPADPNAPKEVALETVKNAPVVQMLVPGFTVRELPVEVTSLNNIEYAPDGRLFAGGYDGRFHLLRDTDGDGLEDRVDTFSPQVTDDYPLGMVVKDGMPHALLSDELVRFRDTDGDGIPDQRETVLKGWDDPKLRDDPGLMHRRVDSALALAAGPDGDWYLTMGSANPGNGYWQKAEGDVWAPDAKKTGAPAYSPDKRRGCLLHFTRDGKVEQLASGLRYIMSMQWDRHGELFATDQEGATWLPNGNPFDEFLHLEKGRHYGFPPRHPGLLPGVVDEPSVWNYSPQHQSACGFRFNGPAKDRARFGPEAWAYDAIVTGESRGKLWRTSLAKTAAGYVAATRQFASVGMLVVDCAISPQGDLVICCHAGPPDWGSGPAKTGKLFKFHYQDPAAAQPVAAWAESTTKTVVAFDRPLDAAAWQDLAERVRIEGGRFVGAADRFEVIRPGYAVVGRQQHEPRFRIPVKAAALGADGRSLVIESGPRVAAGGYAVTIDCPRQEAGIPQAGAIDLAHELTGLEAAWRGKDGGTWSGWLPHPDFAVARELYRGVELAGLGYLKRPGTLVLRARLDLANLLQPATQPGSKLDYTPEPEVATVTFKSDAALALKVAGGAAATGKSVSFTLKVVPGEWPEVALEVATPATTLEATFHTAIDPRERPLDTRRFLMPFAVPPAGMRADAARPELAGGNREKGRALFFGAASCSTCHTFGGQGHAVGPDLSNTVHREYASVLRDIEDPGASINPDAVAYQVTLKDGGAVVGTRVGETPEETKFAAPGGKVTVVRKADIASIAPLPVSLMPPGLLGALKPEEVKDLMTFLLTPGEKE; via the coding sequence ATGACGTTCCGTTCCATCCCTGTCGCCGTCCTGTTGGCCGGCTGGTTTTGCCTGCCCGCCCATGCCGAGAAGGCGCGCTGGGCGGATGCCTCGATCCCGTTCGATGACGGGCTGGAGCTGTGGTTCGATGGCAGCCGGGAGAACGAGGCGCGGGAGGCTCACTACATGAACCGGCTGGCGGACGGCCAGCGGATGGATCTGTGGCACGATTCGTCCGGGCACTCGCGGCACCTTGCGCAGTGGACGGATGGGGCGCGGCCGGTGTGGAAGCGCGGGGTGGTGGAGTTCGATGGCGGCGATTATCTGGCGGCCTTGCTCGCGCCGGGGATGAAGAGCGCGGAATCCACGATGTTCATCGTAGCAGCGCCGGAGCCTTCGAAGGGCGATTTTCCTGGGCTGTTCAGCGCGGCGCGGCGGGAGGAGAACGATTTCACCAGCGGGCTGTGCGTGGATCTCGGGAAGGAGGCGTCGCAGGGCGGCGGGATCGAGCATCTGAACGTCGAGGGCGGCGGCCAGAACGGCGAGCGGAACCTGGTCACTACGCCGCTGGCGGGCGGGCAGGGGCACTTGTTGACGATCACCAGCGGGCCGGGCGGCACGGAGTTGAGGGCGGATGGGCAGGCGCAGGGGCGGAGGGACCGTGGCACGGTGGCGGCGAGCGTGGACCGGATCGCGGTGGGGGCGCGGTTCGTGGAGCCCTCGATGCGGCACTTCTACCGCGGCGGGATCACGGAGATTTTGTTCTTCAACCGCCGGCTCGATGCCGGGGAGATCGGGAAGGTGGAGGCGTGGTTGCAGAGAAAGCACGCGGGGTTTCTGGCTCCGGCCGATCCGAACGCGCCGAAGGAAGTGGCGCTGGAGACAGTGAAGAACGCGCCGGTGGTGCAGATGCTGGTGCCGGGGTTCACGGTGCGGGAGCTGCCGGTGGAGGTGACGAGCCTGAACAACATCGAGTACGCGCCGGACGGGCGGTTGTTCGCGGGTGGCTACGACGGACGTTTCCATCTGCTGCGGGATACCGATGGCGACGGGCTGGAGGACCGCGTGGACACGTTCTCGCCGCAGGTCACCGACGACTATCCGCTGGGGATGGTGGTGAAGGACGGGATGCCGCACGCGCTGCTTTCGGACGAGCTGGTGCGTTTCCGGGACACGGATGGCGATGGCATCCCGGACCAGCGCGAGACGGTGCTGAAGGGGTGGGACGATCCGAAGCTGCGGGACGATCCGGGGCTGATGCACCGCCGGGTGGACAGCGCGCTGGCGCTGGCGGCGGGGCCGGACGGGGATTGGTATTTGACGATGGGCAGCGCGAACCCGGGCAACGGCTACTGGCAGAAGGCGGAGGGAGATGTCTGGGCTCCGGACGCGAAGAAGACCGGCGCGCCGGCGTATTCCCCGGACAAGCGGCGCGGGTGCCTGCTGCATTTCACGAGGGACGGGAAGGTGGAGCAACTCGCGAGCGGGCTGCGCTACATCATGTCGATGCAATGGGACCGCCACGGCGAGTTGTTCGCGACCGACCAGGAGGGGGCCACGTGGCTGCCGAACGGCAATCCCTTCGATGAGTTCCTGCACCTGGAGAAGGGGCGGCACTACGGATTCCCGCCGCGGCATCCGGGGCTGCTGCCGGGCGTGGTGGATGAGCCGAGCGTGTGGAACTATTCGCCGCAGCACCAGAGCGCGTGCGGGTTCCGCTTCAATGGTCCGGCGAAGGACCGGGCGCGGTTCGGGCCGGAGGCGTGGGCGTATGACGCGATCGTGACCGGGGAATCGCGCGGCAAGCTGTGGCGGACCTCGCTGGCGAAAACGGCGGCGGGTTACGTGGCGGCGACGCGGCAGTTCGCGAGCGTGGGGATGTTGGTCGTCGATTGCGCGATCTCGCCGCAGGGCGATCTGGTGATCTGCTGCCACGCGGGACCGCCGGACTGGGGCAGCGGCCCGGCGAAGACGGGAAAGCTCTTCAAGTTCCACTACCAGGACCCGGCGGCGGCGCAGCCGGTGGCGGCGTGGGCGGAAAGTACGACGAAGACCGTAGTGGCGTTCGATCGACCGCTGGACGCGGCGGCGTGGCAGGATCTGGCGGAACGGGTGCGGATCGAGGGCGGGCGTTTCGTCGGCGCGGCGGACCGTTTCGAGGTGATCCGTCCGGGCTACGCGGTGGTGGGGCGGCAGCAGCATGAACCGCGGTTCCGGATTCCGGTGAAGGCGGCGGCGCTGGGCGCGGACGGCCGCAGTCTGGTGATCGAGAGCGGGCCGCGTGTGGCGGCGGGCGGCTACGCGGTGACGATCGATTGTCCGCGGCAGGAGGCGGGGATTCCGCAGGCAGGAGCGATCGATCTGGCCCACGAGCTGACCGGTCTGGAGGCGGCGTGGCGAGGCAAGGATGGCGGGACGTGGAGCGGCTGGCTACCGCATCCGGACTTCGCGGTGGCGCGGGAGCTTTACCGTGGCGTGGAGCTGGCGGGGCTGGGGTATCTGAAGCGGCCGGGGACGCTGGTGCTGCGGGCGCGGCTGGATCTGGCGAACCTGCTGCAACCGGCGACCCAGCCGGGATCGAAGCTGGACTACACGCCGGAGCCGGAGGTGGCGACGGTGACGTTCAAGAGCGACGCGGCGCTGGCGCTGAAGGTGGCGGGCGGTGCCGCGGCCACCGGCAAGTCGGTATCATTTACGCTGAAGGTCGTACCTGGTGAATGGCCGGAGGTGGCACTGGAGGTGGCGACGCCCGCGACCACGCTGGAGGCGACCTTCCACACGGCGATCGATCCGCGCGAGCGGCCGCTGGACACGCGGCGGTTCCTGATGCCCTTCGCGGTTCCTCCGGCGGGGATGAGGGCGGACGCGGCGCGGCCGGAGCTGGCGGGCGGGAACCGGGAGAAAGGGCGGGCCTTGTTCTTCGGCGCGGCCTCGTGTTCGACGTGCCACACCTTCGGCGGCCAGGGCCACGCGGTGGGGCCGGATCTGAGCAACACGGTGCACCGGGAATACGCCAGCGTGCTGCGGGACATCGAGGACCCGGGCGCTTCGATCAATCCGGACGCGGTGGCCTACCAGGTGACGTTGAAGGACGGCGGCGCGGTGGTGGGCACGCGGGTGGGCGAGACGCCGGAGGAGACGAAGTTCGCCGCGCCGGGCGGGAAGGTCACGGTGGTGAGGAAGGCGGACATCGCCTCGATCGCGCCGCTGCCGGTGTCGCTGATGCCGCCGGGGTTGTTGGGAGCGTTGAAGCCGGAGGAGGTGAAGGACCTGATGACGTTCCTGCTGACGCCGGGGGAGAAGGAATGA
- a CDS encoding bifunctional UDP-3-O-[3-hydroxymyristoyl] N-acetylglucosamine deacetylase/3-hydroxyacyl-ACP dehydratase, which produces MPADVQHTLAGSATLEGTSLHTGEKVTLTLKPAPEGHGFKFRRIDLPDQPFIAADVDKVQTVERATTLAEGSVKVHTVEHVLSALTGMGVDNALIEMNANEPPIGDGSSKPFVELIKKAGIAAQTAPRKTWEIREPIHLETGDGTLITIVPSKTFRVSVTNVGPDGRFTQYFSTEVTPEKYEKEIAPARTFVYYEDVKPLLEKGLIKGGSLESAVVIRGNEVMSKEALRFTNEFARHKALDVIGDLILSGKRILGHVIAVKPGHGPNTKMAATLKGEYSRMRSMIPPFSIPKGETVLDIHDVLKILPHRYPFLLVDRVVDFEGDTKCTGVKNVTMNEPFFPGHFPDHPIMPGVLQLEAMAQVSSVLMLRKPENAGKIGYFMSADDVKWRRPVLPGDTLFIEAEVIKIRGSIGQTRCKCLVNGEVVSEGELKFALMDR; this is translated from the coding sequence ATGCCCGCCGACGTCCAGCACACTCTCGCCGGTTCCGCCACCCTCGAAGGCACCTCCCTTCACACCGGTGAAAAGGTCACCCTGACCCTGAAGCCCGCCCCGGAGGGCCACGGCTTCAAGTTCCGCCGCATCGACCTGCCGGACCAGCCCTTCATCGCCGCGGATGTCGACAAGGTCCAGACCGTCGAGCGCGCCACCACCCTCGCCGAGGGCTCCGTGAAGGTCCACACTGTCGAGCACGTCCTCTCCGCCCTCACCGGCATGGGAGTCGACAACGCCCTCATCGAGATGAACGCCAACGAGCCGCCGATCGGCGATGGCTCGTCCAAGCCCTTCGTCGAGCTCATCAAGAAGGCCGGCATCGCCGCCCAGACCGCCCCGCGCAAGACCTGGGAAATCCGCGAGCCCATCCACCTCGAGACCGGCGATGGCACCCTCATCACCATCGTCCCGAGCAAGACCTTCCGCGTTTCCGTCACCAATGTCGGCCCGGACGGCCGCTTCACCCAGTACTTCTCCACCGAGGTCACCCCGGAGAAGTACGAGAAGGAAATCGCCCCCGCCCGCACCTTCGTCTACTACGAGGACGTCAAGCCGCTGCTCGAAAAGGGCTTGATCAAGGGCGGCTCGCTCGAAAGCGCCGTCGTCATCCGCGGCAACGAGGTGATGTCGAAGGAAGCCCTCCGCTTCACCAACGAGTTCGCCCGCCACAAGGCGCTCGACGTCATCGGCGACCTCATCCTCTCCGGCAAGCGCATCCTTGGCCACGTCATCGCCGTGAAGCCGGGCCACGGCCCGAACACCAAGATGGCCGCCACCCTGAAGGGCGAATACTCCCGCATGCGCTCGATGATCCCGCCGTTCTCGATTCCGAAGGGCGAGACCGTCCTGGACATCCACGACGTCCTCAAGATCCTCCCGCACCGCTACCCCTTCCTGCTCGTCGACCGCGTCGTCGACTTCGAGGGCGACACCAAGTGCACGGGCGTGAAGAACGTCACCATGAACGAGCCGTTCTTCCCCGGCCACTTCCCGGACCACCCGATCATGCCCGGCGTGCTCCAGCTCGAGGCCATGGCCCAGGTCTCCTCCGTGCTCATGCTCCGCAAGCCCGAGAACGCCGGCAAGATCGGCTACTTCATGAGCGCGGACGACGTGAAATGGCGCCGCCCGGTCCTCCCCGGCGACACCCTTTTCATCGAGGCCGAGGTCATCAAGATCCGCGGCTCCATCGGCCAGACCCGCTGCAAGTGCCTCGTCAACGGCGAGGTCGTCTCCGAAGGCGAACTCAAGTTCGCCCTCATGGACCGCTGA